The Phalacrocorax carbo chromosome 23, bPhaCar2.1, whole genome shotgun sequence genome includes a window with the following:
- the TNNT2 gene encoding troponin T, cardiac muscle isoform X3: MSDSEEVIEEYEQEQEEEYVEEEEEEWIEEEDGQEEEVEEAEEETEETKAEEEEETKAPGEGGEADREQEPGEGESKPKPKVFMPNLVPPKIPDGERLDFDDIHRKRMEKDLNELQALIEAHFESRKKEEEELISLKDRIEQRRAERAEQQRIRSEREKERQARMAEERARKEEEEARKKAEEEARKKKAFSNMLHFGGYMQKSEKKGGKKQTEREKKKKILSERRKPLNIDHLNEDKLRDKAKELWQTIRDLEAEKFDLQEKFKRQKYEINVLRNRVSDHQKVKGSKAARGKTMVGGRWK; the protein is encoded by the exons ATGTCGGACTCTGAAGAGGTCATCGAAGAATATGAGCA GGAGCAGGAAG AGGAGTACGTGGAAGAAG aagaggaagaatggaTAGAGGAAGAAGACG GTCAGGAAGAAGAGgtagaggaggcagaggaggagaccGAAGAAACCAAGGCAGAAG aagaagaagaaacaaaagcaccAGGAGAAG GTGGAGAGGCGGACCGAGAGCAGGAGCCTGGGGAAG GTGAATCGAAGCCAAAGCCCAA GGTCTTCATGCCAAACCTGGTGCCTCCCAAAATCCCAGATGGTGAGAGACTGGATTTTGAT GACATCCACCGCAAGCGCATGGAGAAGGACCTGAATGAACTGCAGGCCCTAATTGAAGCTCACTTTGAGagcaggaagaaggaggaagaggagctcATCTCCCTCAAGGACAGGATT gaaCAGCGGCGAGCGgagagggcagagcagcagcgGATTCGCAGTGAGAGGGAGAAGGAGCGCCAAGCCCGCATGGCC GAAGAAAGAGCTCgcaaagaggaagaggaggcccGGAAGAAGGCTGAGGAGGAAGCGCGGAAGAAGAAAGCTTTCTCCAACATGCTGCATTTTGGAGGCTACATGCAGAAG TCAGAGAAAAAGGGTGGGAAGAAGCAAACAGAGcgggaaaagaagaagaagatcCTCAGCGAAAGGCGGAAGCCCCTGAATATCGACCACCTCAATGAAGACAAGCTGCG GGACAAGGCCAAGGAGCTATGGCAAACCATCCGCGATCTGGAGGCTGAGAAATTTGACCTGCAGGAAAAGTTCAAGCGGCAGAAATACGAG ATCAATGTCCTCCGAAACCGCGTTAGTGACCACCAGAAAGT CAAAGG GTCAAAAGCTGCCCGTGGGAAGACCATGGTGGGTGGGCGGTGGAAATAG
- the TNNT2 gene encoding troponin T, cardiac muscle isoform X2, translating to MPNLVPPKIPDGERLDFDDIHRKRMEKDLNELQALIEAHFESRKKEEEELISLKDRIEQRRAERAEQQRIRSEREKERQARMAEERARKEEEEARKKAEEEARKKKAFSNMLHFGGYMQKSEKKGGKKQTEREKKKKILSERRKPLNIDHLNEDKLRDKAKELWQTIRDLEAEKFDLQEKFKRQKYEINVLRNRVSDHQKVSKAARGKTMVGGRWK from the exons ATGCCAAACCTGGTGCCTCCCAAAATCCCAGATGGTGAGAGACTGGATTTTGAT GACATCCACCGCAAGCGCATGGAGAAGGACCTGAATGAACTGCAGGCCCTAATTGAAGCTCACTTTGAGagcaggaagaaggaggaagaggagctcATCTCCCTCAAGGACAGGATT gaaCAGCGGCGAGCGgagagggcagagcagcagcgGATTCGCAGTGAGAGGGAGAAGGAGCGCCAAGCCCGCATGGCC GAAGAAAGAGCTCgcaaagaggaagaggaggcccGGAAGAAGGCTGAGGAGGAAGCGCGGAAGAAGAAAGCTTTCTCCAACATGCTGCATTTTGGAGGCTACATGCAGAAG TCAGAGAAAAAGGGTGGGAAGAAGCAAACAGAGcgggaaaagaagaagaagatcCTCAGCGAAAGGCGGAAGCCCCTGAATATCGACCACCTCAATGAAGACAAGCTGCG GGACAAGGCCAAGGAGCTATGGCAAACCATCCGCGATCTGGAGGCTGAGAAATTTGACCTGCAGGAAAAGTTCAAGCGGCAGAAATACGAG ATCAATGTCCTCCGAAACCGCGTTAGTGACCACCAGAAAGT GTCAAAAGCTGCCCGTGGGAAGACCATGGTGGGTGGGCGGTGGAAATAG
- the TNNT2 gene encoding troponin T, cardiac muscle isoform X1 has translation MPNLVPPKIPDGERLDFDDIHRKRMEKDLNELQALIEAHFESRKKEEEELISLKDRIEQRRAERAEQQRIRSEREKERQARMAEERARKEEEEARKKAEEEARKKKAFSNMLHFGGYMQKSEKKGGKKQTEREKKKKILSERRKPLNIDHLNEDKLRDKAKELWQTIRDLEAEKFDLQEKFKRQKYEINVLRNRVSDHQKVATSCPSHACPQAHWYLVFMVLQLWPRDPSPCCSAPTERPPLPPSFTSFSLPQRLWLGMDPRKTSPLHMELCVLQDPASLRPSPSLQ, from the exons ATGCCAAACCTGGTGCCTCCCAAAATCCCAGATGGTGAGAGACTGGATTTTGAT GACATCCACCGCAAGCGCATGGAGAAGGACCTGAATGAACTGCAGGCCCTAATTGAAGCTCACTTTGAGagcaggaagaaggaggaagaggagctcATCTCCCTCAAGGACAGGATT gaaCAGCGGCGAGCGgagagggcagagcagcagcgGATTCGCAGTGAGAGGGAGAAGGAGCGCCAAGCCCGCATGGCC GAAGAAAGAGCTCgcaaagaggaagaggaggcccGGAAGAAGGCTGAGGAGGAAGCGCGGAAGAAGAAAGCTTTCTCCAACATGCTGCATTTTGGAGGCTACATGCAGAAG TCAGAGAAAAAGGGTGGGAAGAAGCAAACAGAGcgggaaaagaagaagaagatcCTCAGCGAAAGGCGGAAGCCCCTGAATATCGACCACCTCAATGAAGACAAGCTGCG GGACAAGGCCAAGGAGCTATGGCAAACCATCCGCGATCTGGAGGCTGAGAAATTTGACCTGCAGGAAAAGTTCAAGCGGCAGAAATACGAG ATCAATGTCCTCCGAAACCGCGTTAGTGACCACCAGAAAGT AGCCACCTCCTGTCCTTCCCACGCCTGCCCCCAGGCCCACTGGTACCTGGTGTTCATGGTCCTGCAGCTCTGGCCCAGGGACCCCAGTccatgctgctctgctcccactgAAAGACCCCCATTGCCTCcctccttcaccagcttctccctgccccagagGCTCTGGCTGGGGATGGACCCCAGGAAGACCTCACCCCTGCACATGGAACTTTGTGTCCTGCAGGACCCTGCCAGCCTCCggccatccccatccctgcagtAG